Proteins from a genomic interval of Natronorubrum tibetense GA33:
- a CDS encoding AAA family ATPase, with protein MKYDAYRIEILREQYEDSFKSAQEHRRAGRKKAAARAYADAAETLSKLDDATNEDRAHQVKRLERAADILRRGEDLEDHFKRNQEPEDDRGDGGGPPSVGGDSEDDEMRAQMESFIAETETTWADIGGLDDVQHDLKRAVALGSIANKPDAVSATERILLFGPPGTGKTLLASAVAGSLDANFFKVELGNLLSKWYGESSKQISALFETAAELSPSVVFLDEVDSLAQSRDGDMNETSRRVLDTLLAELDGVEKGSDDFVLTLAATNTPWILDSAIRSRFPKRIHVPLPNVDAATEIIRIHTVDGGVAFEGHPSAFVDDSKHARGVDSPERAIAQRCVEDGYTGRDMEALCSAAVNNMVTRHNPDLAHLVDESVKRLRSHTLNLGRIKPQDVTHAFATTSPSLPEEDVARFYDWDDEYGSRT; from the coding sequence ATGAAGTACGATGCTTACCGGATAGAGATACTACGAGAACAGTACGAGGACTCGTTCAAGTCCGCCCAAGAGCACCGCCGAGCTGGCCGCAAGAAGGCGGCGGCGAGAGCGTACGCAGACGCCGCGGAAACGCTGTCGAAACTGGACGATGCGACCAACGAAGACCGTGCGCATCAGGTGAAACGCTTGGAGCGGGCGGCAGACATTCTGCGTCGCGGCGAGGACCTCGAGGACCACTTCAAGCGTAATCAGGAGCCAGAAGATGACCGAGGCGACGGTGGTGGACCGCCATCTGTTGGTGGTGACAGCGAGGACGACGAGATGCGCGCACAGATGGAGTCGTTCATTGCGGAGACCGAGACGACGTGGGCGGACATCGGCGGCCTGGATGATGTCCAGCACGACCTGAAGCGCGCGGTGGCGCTCGGCTCAATCGCGAACAAGCCCGATGCGGTGTCCGCGACCGAGCGGATACTGCTCTTCGGCCCCCCAGGGACTGGCAAGACGTTGCTCGCGAGTGCTGTTGCCGGGTCACTCGATGCCAACTTCTTCAAAGTCGAACTCGGGAACCTCCTGTCGAAGTGGTACGGCGAGTCCTCCAAGCAGATCTCGGCGCTGTTCGAGACCGCAGCCGAGTTGAGTCCGAGCGTCGTCTTCCTCGACGAGGTAGACTCGCTCGCGCAGTCACGGGACGGTGATATGAACGAGACGTCACGACGGGTGCTCGACACGTTGCTCGCAGAACTCGACGGCGTCGAGAAGGGGAGCGACGACTTCGTGCTGACGCTGGCGGCCACCAATACCCCCTGGATTCTGGACAGTGCGATTCGGAGTCGATTCCCGAAGCGCATCCACGTCCCCCTTCCGAACGTCGATGCTGCAACCGAGATTATTCGAATCCACACGGTCGACGGCGGCGTCGCGTTCGAGGGCCACCCTAGCGCGTTCGTCGACGACTCAAAACACGCTCGGGGCGTTGACAGTCCCGAACGCGCCATCGCCCAACGCTGCGTCGAGGATGGCTACACCGGCCGGGACATGGAGGCGCTCTGCAGTGCCGCGGTGAACAACATGGTCACGCGGCACAACCCCGACCTCGCGCACCTCGTCGACGAGAGCGTCAAACGCCTGCGCTCACACACGCTCAACCTCGGCCGCATCAAACCGCAGGACGTCACCCACGCGTTCGCGACCACGTCACCCTCGCTCCCAGAGGAAGACGTCGCGCGCTTCTACGACTGGGATGACGAATACGGTTCCCGGACCTGA